A window of Rhodococcus sp. SGAir0479 contains these coding sequences:
- a CDS encoding SRPBCC family protein codes for MIHVRHTAVAVVPVDLAFAHIDDYRNVPDWMFGITRFDPLGDPDRGLGARYDTTMQIGPKALKSTVEITEWEQDRLITLSSVAGFGNRSTWMFTPVGDDHTELSVDFGYELPGGLAGRALGKLVEPFVVTAIKQTEANLRGQIEAAGR; via the coding sequence ATGATCCACGTTCGGCACACGGCGGTAGCGGTCGTTCCCGTCGACCTGGCGTTCGCGCACATCGACGACTATCGGAACGTGCCCGACTGGATGTTCGGGATCACCCGGTTCGACCCGCTGGGCGATCCGGACCGGGGTCTGGGCGCGCGCTACGACACCACGATGCAGATCGGTCCCAAGGCGCTGAAGTCGACGGTCGAGATCACCGAATGGGAGCAGGACCGGCTCATCACGCTGTCGTCGGTCGCCGGATTCGGCAACCGGTCCACGTGGATGTTCACCCCGGTCGGCGACGACCACACCGAATTGTCCGTCGATTTCGGTTACGAACTGCCGGGCGGACTCGCGGGACGGGCGCTCGGCAAACTCGTCGAGCCGTTCGTCGTCACGGCGATCAAGCAGACCGAGGCGAACCTGCGCGGACAGATCGAGGCCGCGGGCCGGTAG
- a CDS encoding wax ester/triacylglycerol synthase domain-containing protein, giving the protein MGLADRLAAGTRTIAARDAEFVYGETDGNMAHFVVVYVFDTTHHPDAELTPERAVEWVRARLGHHHLFTHRIRRVPLGLDHPHWIPAPDFELEDHVRVTEITEPGWAPLEEPLARLVSSRMDLTRPPWELHFFTGVTGIVDGPGRLTAVALKAHHSVGDGLGVLQLVEEMFSDRTSTATAAHPPRCPRARMFAASVAGLPRRLRRFARDVPGNRAAARAVGELERSGAWSTPGARPGIRFNGPVSGSVAMVPITLSVAALRRIKQAVPGATVNDALLAVVANALAGYLAEKGEPYGDSLVAMVPRSMRKIEDWESANQLAIMNVDTHTDVADRLEQVARIAESSKSEKERTSHVAVRRAAAVTENVPAPLMRLLTYAHRKATTYDPGRPRYRHTMISNVAFGVESLTLEGAPAAAVFGGQPPVDGDGLRHFLAAAAGGDLTLTVFADRAMMPDPHRYIDLIRASLAELEQVATVDGPVQGPSDGIAS; this is encoded by the coding sequence ATGGGGTTGGCCGACCGGCTCGCGGCGGGCACGCGCACGATCGCGGCCCGGGACGCCGAGTTCGTCTACGGGGAGACCGACGGCAATATGGCGCATTTCGTCGTCGTGTACGTCTTCGACACCACGCACCATCCGGACGCGGAGCTCACACCGGAGCGCGCGGTCGAGTGGGTGCGGGCACGCCTCGGCCACCACCACCTTTTCACGCACCGCATCCGGCGGGTGCCGCTGGGCCTGGACCATCCGCACTGGATTCCCGCGCCCGATTTCGAGCTGGAAGACCACGTGCGGGTCACCGAGATCACCGAGCCCGGCTGGGCTCCCCTCGAGGAACCGTTGGCCCGGTTGGTGAGTTCACGCATGGATCTCACCCGGCCACCGTGGGAGTTGCACTTCTTCACCGGCGTCACCGGGATCGTCGACGGACCCGGCCGGCTCACCGCGGTGGCGCTCAAGGCGCACCACAGTGTCGGAGACGGGCTGGGGGTGCTGCAGCTGGTGGAGGAGATGTTCTCGGACCGGACGAGCACCGCCACCGCGGCCCACCCACCGCGGTGCCCCCGGGCGCGAATGTTCGCCGCGTCGGTGGCCGGTCTTCCGCGCCGGCTGCGCCGCTTCGCACGGGACGTTCCCGGCAACCGGGCCGCCGCCCGAGCGGTGGGGGAGCTCGAGCGGTCCGGTGCCTGGTCGACGCCGGGCGCGCGGCCGGGCATCCGGTTCAACGGCCCGGTCAGCGGCTCGGTGGCCATGGTGCCGATCACGCTGTCCGTGGCCGCACTGCGACGCATCAAGCAGGCCGTTCCCGGGGCCACCGTGAACGACGCCCTCCTCGCCGTCGTGGCGAACGCGCTCGCCGGTTACCTCGCCGAGAAGGGCGAACCCTACGGCGATTCGCTCGTCGCAATGGTGCCGCGGTCCATGCGCAAGATCGAGGACTGGGAGTCCGCGAACCAGCTGGCGATCATGAACGTCGACACGCACACCGACGTCGCGGATCGGCTCGAGCAGGTGGCGCGAATCGCCGAATCGTCGAAGTCCGAGAAGGAGCGCACCTCGCACGTCGCGGTCCGCCGGGCCGCGGCGGTGACGGAGAACGTGCCGGCGCCGCTCATGCGGCTGCTGACGTACGCGCACCGGAAGGCCACCACCTACGACCCGGGCCGTCCCCGCTACCGGCACACCATGATCAGCAACGTGGCGTTCGGGGTGGAGAGCCTCACGCTCGAGGGCGCGCCCGCCGCGGCGGTGTTCGGTGGTCAACCACCGGTGGATGGGGACGGTCTGCGCCATTTCCTGGCGGCTGCGGCGGGGGGCGATCTGACACTGACCGTGTTCGCCGATCGCGCGATGATGCCCGATCCGCACCGATACATCGACCTGATCCGGGCGAGCCTCGCAGAGTTGGAGCAGGTGGCCACCGTCGACGGACCTGTCCAGGGTCCGTCGGACGGGATCGCTTCCTGA
- a CDS encoding mycofactocin-coupled SDR family oxidoreductase: MALLENKVAFITGAARGQGRNHAVRFAREGADIIALDVCASVSDDVGYPAATPEDLEETARLVRAEGREIVTSVGDVRDQAALQAAVDAGLERFGRLDVVVANAGISTWNRFWEMPEEQWTTMIDINLNGVWRTLKAAVPAMIDGGRGGSIIVVSSAAGLKASPGTSNYTSAKHGLVGLTKTAAIELGEFGIRVNSIHPGAVDTPMGQDANVGKILAQYPRYLDNFKWPLAGLTKCSVDDVSEAVLYLASDLSRTVTGSQMSLDLGLTSI, from the coding sequence ATGGCACTGCTCGAGAACAAGGTCGCCTTCATCACGGGTGCGGCGCGCGGACAGGGGCGCAACCACGCGGTGCGCTTCGCTCGGGAGGGCGCGGACATCATCGCGCTCGACGTCTGCGCGTCGGTGTCCGACGACGTCGGCTACCCGGCGGCCACGCCGGAGGATCTCGAGGAGACCGCCCGTCTGGTCCGGGCCGAGGGCCGCGAAATCGTCACGTCCGTCGGTGACGTCCGGGACCAGGCGGCGCTGCAGGCGGCCGTCGACGCGGGTCTGGAGCGGTTCGGTCGCCTCGACGTCGTGGTCGCCAACGCCGGCATCTCGACGTGGAACCGCTTCTGGGAGATGCCCGAGGAGCAGTGGACCACGATGATCGACATCAACCTCAACGGCGTCTGGCGCACGCTCAAGGCGGCCGTGCCCGCGATGATCGACGGCGGCCGTGGCGGCTCGATCATCGTCGTCAGCTCGGCGGCCGGCCTCAAGGCCAGCCCCGGGACGTCGAACTACACCTCCGCCAAGCACGGACTGGTGGGCCTGACGAAGACCGCGGCGATCGAGCTGGGCGAGTTCGGTATCCGGGTCAATTCGATTCACCCGGGTGCCGTGGACACCCCGATGGGCCAGGACGCCAACGTCGGCAAGATCCTGGCGCAGTACCCGCGCTACCTCGACAACTTCAAGTGGCCCCTCGCCGGGCTCACCAAGTGCAGCGTCGACGACGTCTCCGAGGCCGTGCTCTACCTGGCCAGCGACCTCTCGCGCACCGTCACCGGGTCGCAGATGTCGCTGGATCTGGGTCTGACGTCCATCTAG
- a CDS encoding LON peptidase substrate-binding domain-containing protein — MTVLPMFPLGGALLPGERLPLHVFEPRYQALVRDCLNATEGPVFGTVLIARGHEVGGGDTRHDVGTAVRIVSHVGIGDGRWALDCVGEERIRIRHWLGDDPYPRAEVQPWPVPATGRVSDDQLRHLTDKITELYIVLTRVRELRDDPPPAPPRMFDVLEQPGDHLYALASWVPMGAADKFAVLVAETTDERHRAVADAIDNAREIAEFRLSERR, encoded by the coding sequence ATGACCGTTCTGCCGATGTTCCCCCTCGGTGGTGCGCTGCTGCCTGGGGAACGGCTGCCGCTGCACGTGTTCGAACCCCGCTACCAGGCACTCGTGCGCGACTGCCTCAACGCGACCGAGGGACCGGTGTTCGGCACCGTCCTCATCGCGCGGGGGCACGAGGTGGGCGGTGGCGACACCCGGCACGACGTCGGCACCGCGGTGCGCATCGTCTCTCACGTCGGGATCGGCGACGGCCGGTGGGCACTGGACTGCGTCGGGGAGGAACGGATCCGGATTCGGCACTGGCTCGGCGACGACCCGTATCCGCGCGCGGAGGTGCAGCCGTGGCCGGTGCCGGCAACCGGCCGGGTCTCCGACGATCAGCTCCGACATCTCACCGACAAGATCACCGAGCTGTACATCGTGCTCACTCGGGTCCGCGAGCTGCGCGACGACCCGCCACCGGCCCCGCCGCGCATGTTCGACGTGCTCGAGCAGCCCGGTGATCACCTGTACGCGCTCGCGTCCTGGGTGCCGATGGGCGCGGCGGACAAGTTCGCGGTCCTGGTGGCCGAGACCACGGACGAGCGGCACCGCGCGGTGGCGGACGCGATCGACAACGCCCGGGAAATCGCCGAGTTCCGCCTTTCGGAGCGTCGGTGA
- a CDS encoding alkaline phosphatase family protein — protein MTDDLPVRDVYAEPTLADVLPSVLASLGLPGETDRLGLPAAHRTVVLVIDGLGWNLLRRNVDAAPFLNGVDGQAIRAGFPTTTATSLASFGTGLPSGRHGVTGYVSDVAEAGGPFNWLRWQRVGDKRDALTKVVPERIQPSPTAFERARAGGVVASTVLPREFAGSGLTRAALRGARFVGTVAYGDLLHSTAHAATVAERTLVYCYLSQIDTLGHVYGPGSDPWVAQLTIVDRLVEDLVAHLGPDVRVLVTADHGMVSVDPPHRVDFDAEPALSDGVAALTGEARCRYVHVEPGQTADVLRRWRAVLGRRAWVGTRDDAVAAGLFGPDPTPAALRRIGDVVMIARGATAVVRTEAEPRMSLLAGQHGALTDDELLVPLLQV, from the coding sequence GTGACGGACGACCTTCCCGTGCGCGACGTGTACGCCGAGCCGACGCTCGCCGACGTGCTGCCGTCGGTGCTCGCGTCGCTGGGGTTGCCGGGTGAAACCGATCGGCTGGGCCTGCCGGCCGCCCACCGGACGGTGGTGCTGGTGATCGACGGCCTGGGGTGGAATCTGCTGCGCCGCAACGTCGACGCCGCACCGTTCCTCAACGGTGTGGACGGGCAGGCGATCCGGGCGGGCTTTCCCACCACCACCGCGACGAGCCTCGCGTCGTTCGGTACGGGGTTGCCGTCGGGCCGGCACGGGGTCACCGGCTACGTGTCCGACGTCGCGGAGGCAGGCGGGCCGTTCAACTGGTTGCGCTGGCAGCGTGTCGGGGACAAGCGGGACGCGCTGACGAAGGTGGTGCCGGAGCGGATCCAGCCATCCCCGACGGCATTCGAGCGGGCAAGGGCGGGCGGTGTGGTCGCGTCGACCGTGCTGCCCCGCGAGTTCGCCGGCAGCGGACTCACCCGTGCGGCGTTGCGGGGCGCCCGGTTCGTCGGGACCGTCGCCTACGGCGACCTGCTGCACTCCACGGCGCACGCGGCAACGGTCGCCGAACGGACCCTGGTCTACTGCTATCTGAGCCAGATCGACACGCTCGGGCACGTGTACGGCCCCGGCAGCGACCCGTGGGTGGCGCAGCTGACGATCGTCGACCGGCTCGTCGAGGACCTCGTCGCGCATCTCGGTCCGGACGTGCGGGTGCTGGTGACCGCCGACCACGGCATGGTGTCCGTCGATCCGCCGCACCGCGTGGACTTCGACGCCGAGCCCGCGCTGTCGGACGGGGTCGCGGCGCTCACCGGGGAGGCGCGCTGCCGGTACGTCCATGTCGAGCCTGGGCAGACGGCCGACGTCCTGCGCCGCTGGCGGGCGGTGCTGGGCCGGCGGGCGTGGGTGGGGACCCGCGACGATGCCGTGGCGGCGGGGCTGTTCGGACCGGACCCGACGCCCGCCGCGCTGCGCCGCATCGGCGACGTCGTGATGATCGCCCGCGGTGCGACCGCGGTGGTGCGCACCGAGGCCGAGCCGCGGATGTCGCTGCTGGCCGGCCAGCACGGGGCACTCACCGACGACGAACTACTCGTCCCCCTCCTGCAGGTGTGA
- a CDS encoding universal stress protein, translating to MAAANETRPVLVGVDGSDAALHAVRWAAVEAHARKVPLKLVHVIDTENDFPFVADDLEQEESAGREALAAARDAATIEDYTIDIEVELLRGRVNRAFVDLSEKAGLLVVGSVGAGFFERMVLGSTALSLAHHAKCTVAVVRGADGSSAPPVAGPVVAGVDHSDSADIVVGTAMQEAAIRHAEMTAVHARRRRGSKEADEEARARIDRLIATWGAKFPSVSVETVLADTGPTKHLVALSAGARSIVVGNRGRGGFESALLGSTSQSLLYHAQCPVIVARSRVTP from the coding sequence ATGGCAGCAGCGAACGAGACTCGGCCGGTGCTCGTGGGCGTCGACGGATCCGACGCGGCCCTCCATGCCGTCAGATGGGCGGCCGTGGAGGCACACGCACGCAAAGTGCCGCTGAAACTCGTGCACGTCATCGACACCGAGAACGACTTCCCGTTCGTCGCGGACGATCTCGAGCAGGAAGAGTCCGCCGGACGCGAGGCGCTCGCGGCCGCGCGCGATGCGGCCACCATCGAGGACTACACCATCGACATCGAGGTGGAACTGCTTCGCGGACGGGTGAATCGGGCATTCGTCGACCTGTCCGAGAAGGCCGGTCTCCTCGTGGTCGGTTCGGTGGGTGCGGGATTCTTCGAACGGATGGTGCTCGGATCGACGGCGTTGTCCCTCGCCCATCACGCCAAGTGCACGGTCGCGGTGGTGCGTGGCGCCGACGGCAGTTCGGCCCCACCCGTCGCCGGCCCCGTCGTCGCCGGCGTCGATCACTCCGACAGTGCGGACATCGTCGTCGGCACCGCGATGCAGGAGGCGGCCATTCGGCACGCCGAGATGACGGCGGTGCACGCGCGTCGCCGGCGCGGAAGCAAGGAGGCCGACGAGGAGGCCCGGGCGCGGATCGACCGGTTGATCGCGACATGGGGAGCGAAGTTCCCGTCGGTGAGCGTCGAGACGGTCCTCGCGGACACCGGGCCCACCAAGCACCTCGTCGCGCTCAGCGCCGGCGCCCGGTCGATCGTCGTCGGCAATCGAGGTCGCGGCGGATTCGAGAGTGCACTGCTCGGCTCGACCAGCCAGTCGCTGCTCTATCACGCACAGTGCCCGGTGATCGTCGCCCGCTCACGTGTCACCCCCTGA
- a CDS encoding DUF309 domain-containing protein produces the protein MADRDRDTLGKPRNARPRDRLGRPLAWGEEGFPTMPDDLDLEPDEAVTEAQRLLDHDLPFHAHEVLESAWKKAPSTERGLWQGLAQLAVAVTHQMRGNPAGAVSLLRQGRHRIAAFADDPPHALDISGLVAWADHLIVELDRDAPPDTVPVPRLRVP, from the coding sequence ATGGCCGACCGCGATCGGGACACCCTCGGTAAGCCGCGCAACGCCCGGCCCCGGGACCGTCTGGGGCGCCCGCTCGCGTGGGGCGAGGAGGGCTTTCCCACGATGCCCGACGACCTGGACCTCGAACCCGACGAGGCGGTCACCGAGGCGCAGCGTCTGCTCGATCACGACCTGCCGTTCCACGCGCACGAGGTGCTCGAATCCGCGTGGAAGAAGGCCCCTTCCACCGAGCGCGGTCTGTGGCAGGGCCTGGCCCAGTTGGCGGTCGCGGTCACCCATCAGATGCGCGGCAATCCGGCGGGCGCGGTGTCGCTGTTGCGGCAGGGCCGACATCGCATCGCGGCGTTCGCGGACGATCCGCCACACGCCCTCGACATCAGCGGCCTGGTCGCCTGGGCGGACCATCTGATCGTCGAACTGGATCGTGACGCCCCGCCCGACACGGTGCCGGTTCCCCGCCTCCGGGTGCCCTGA
- a CDS encoding Lrp/AsnC family transcriptional regulator yields MDRAGHRLDRLDVELITRLRDEPRIGILELSRRATVARATVQARLRRLEEAGIIIGYGPEIDLRTAGYPVQAFVTLEIAQGSLGQLTSELEEYPEVVQAWATTGVGDVLCRVAAASHDDLQSLLIALHHSSTVARSMSVVVLSEIVPFRALPLLAKAVER; encoded by the coding sequence GTGGACCGGGCCGGGCACCGCCTCGACAGGCTCGACGTCGAACTGATCACCAGACTGCGGGACGAACCACGCATCGGGATCCTCGAGCTGTCCCGCCGGGCGACGGTCGCGCGTGCAACGGTGCAGGCCCGGCTGCGCCGGCTCGAGGAGGCCGGGATCATCATCGGATACGGACCCGAGATCGACTTGCGCACAGCGGGATACCCGGTGCAGGCGTTCGTGACGCTCGAGATCGCGCAAGGATCGTTGGGACAGCTGACGAGTGAACTCGAGGAGTATCCCGAAGTGGTCCAGGCGTGGGCCACCACCGGCGTCGGTGACGTCCTGTGCCGGGTCGCGGCCGCGTCACACGACGACCTGCAGTCGCTTCTGATCGCACTGCATCACTCGTCGACGGTGGCCCGGTCGATGTCGGTGGTGGTGCTGTCGGAGATCGTGCCGTTCCGGGCGCTGCCGCTACTGGCGAAAGCGGTCGAGCGGTAG
- a CDS encoding NAD(P)H-dependent glycerol-3-phosphate dehydrogenase gives MARPVRVVVLGSGSWGTTVATLAAHNTPTLLWSRNPDTADEINTEHRNSRYLGEHELPESLRATPDIVEAANEADVLVVGVPSHAVRSTLNRIANDVRAWVPVLSLAKGLEPGTRQRPTEVISECLPGHPVGLLAGPNIAREIADGLAAASVVATQDGDVAAALQPLFASKVFRVYRNTDVLGCELGGVLKNIVAIASGMADGLGVGDNTRAMVLARGLAEMTRLGETMGANPRTFAGLTGVGDLIATCMSPASRNRRVGEAIARGLTVEQAVEELGQVAEGVKTAPTVMELARDYGVEMPIAAEVEAVVAGRRTPAEAYRGLRKVQPGDEEEVA, from the coding sequence ATGGCCCGCCCGGTCCGCGTCGTCGTTCTCGGGTCGGGGTCGTGGGGAACGACCGTGGCCACACTCGCGGCGCACAACACCCCCACCCTGCTGTGGTCGCGCAACCCCGACACCGCCGACGAGATCAACACCGAGCACCGCAATTCCCGCTATCTGGGCGAACACGAGCTGCCCGAGAGCCTGCGCGCGACCCCCGACATCGTGGAGGCCGCGAACGAGGCCGACGTGCTGGTGGTGGGCGTCCCGTCGCACGCGGTGCGCAGCACCCTGAACCGGATCGCGAACGACGTGCGCGCGTGGGTGCCGGTGCTCTCGCTAGCGAAGGGGCTCGAGCCCGGCACCCGGCAGCGGCCCACCGAGGTGATCTCCGAGTGTCTGCCCGGCCACCCCGTGGGCCTGCTGGCCGGCCCCAACATCGCGCGCGAGATCGCTGACGGCCTGGCCGCCGCCTCGGTGGTCGCGACGCAGGACGGCGACGTCGCGGCAGCTCTGCAACCGTTGTTCGCGTCCAAGGTCTTTCGGGTGTACCGCAACACGGACGTGCTCGGCTGCGAACTGGGCGGGGTACTCAAGAACATCGTGGCGATCGCGTCGGGAATGGCCGACGGTCTGGGGGTCGGCGACAACACCCGGGCGATGGTGCTCGCACGCGGGCTCGCCGAGATGACCCGGCTGGGCGAGACGATGGGCGCGAACCCGCGCACGTTCGCGGGGCTCACGGGTGTCGGCGACCTCATCGCCACGTGCATGAGCCCGGCCTCGCGCAACCGGCGCGTCGGCGAGGCGATCGCCCGCGGACTGACCGTCGAGCAGGCCGTCGAGGAACTGGGGCAGGTCGCCGAGGGCGTCAAGACCGCGCCGACGGTGATGGAGCTGGCCCGCGACTACGGGGTCGAGATGCCGATCGCCGCCGAGGTGGAGGCCGTCGTCGCCGGTCGCCGCACCCCCGCCGAGGCGTATCGCGGCCTGCGCAAGGTTCAGCCCGGCGACGAGGAAGAGGTCGCATGA
- a CDS encoding alpha/beta hydrolase fold domain-containing protein, producing MRTRETTIIRHWKVSWRAWLVFWFARIFVKPLFAAWPATDRGLAALAHLEKVVDRLPKPRGVSIESRTLGGVPSELITHHRKASDALAGATVLYFHGGGFVFCGLATHRSLCAVLAARSGIPVVSVEYRQLPYGGIGTSIHDAMAAYTDLLGEAEDPTKIILAGDSAGGYLAMKVAELAASRGMVTPAAVIGYSPLLNLALEKHDPDYMRRDAYLPMGQVEALKDRWAGGPEPIAGADSPIEADPRLFPPVFFSVAQYELMRPDVEAMTGMLEDVGQAVETHVWSGQIHAYPVLGTILNEATLTIAFSLDFARRALGYRGRHSA from the coding sequence ATGCGTACGCGCGAGACGACGATCATCCGGCACTGGAAGGTGAGCTGGCGGGCGTGGCTGGTGTTCTGGTTCGCCCGGATCTTCGTGAAGCCGCTGTTCGCGGCGTGGCCGGCGACGGACCGCGGACTGGCGGCGCTCGCGCACCTCGAGAAGGTGGTCGATCGACTGCCGAAGCCGCGGGGTGTGTCCATCGAATCGCGGACGCTCGGCGGGGTTCCCAGTGAACTGATCACGCACCACCGCAAGGCGTCGGACGCGCTCGCCGGCGCCACGGTGCTGTACTTCCACGGCGGCGGATTCGTGTTCTGCGGCCTGGCCACGCACCGCAGCCTGTGCGCGGTGCTCGCGGCGCGGTCGGGGATCCCGGTGGTGTCGGTCGAGTACCGGCAGCTGCCGTACGGCGGCATCGGCACGTCGATCCACGACGCGATGGCGGCGTACACCGATCTGCTCGGGGAGGCCGAGGACCCCACCAAGATCATCCTGGCCGGTGATTCGGCCGGCGGTTACCTCGCGATGAAGGTGGCCGAGCTGGCCGCGTCGCGGGGCATGGTGACTCCGGCCGCGGTGATCGGGTACTCCCCGCTGCTGAACCTGGCGCTCGAAAAGCACGACCCCGACTACATGCGCCGCGACGCCTACCTCCCGATGGGTCAGGTCGAGGCGCTCAAGGACCGTTGGGCCGGCGGCCCGGAACCGATCGCCGGTGCCGACTCGCCCATCGAGGCCGACCCGCGGCTGTTCCCGCCGGTGTTCTTCAGTGTCGCGCAGTACGAGCTGATGCGTCCCGACGTCGAGGCGATGACGGGGATGCTCGAGGACGTGGGGCAGGCCGTCGAGACGCATGTGTGGAGCGGCCAGATCCACGCCTATCCGGTGCTCGGCACGATCCTGAACGAGGCGACGCTGACGATCGCGTTCAGTCTCGACTTCGCCCGCCGCGCCCTGGGTTACCGCGGCCGACACTCCGCGTGA
- the hppD gene encoding 4-hydroxyphenylpyruvate dioxygenase — MTVDQALGRLDDADLRQLLGLVEHDPSTDPFPVVGWDAIVWVVGNATQAAAYYRTVFGMRLEAYSGPETGNRDHRAFVLRSGAVRFVLSGGVDPASPLLDHHRRHGDGVYDVALEVTDVDRCVAHARRQGARVLVEPHDVTDEHGTVRTASIAAYGETRHTLVDRSRYPGPYLPGFVARTGAPSTAPQVIQALDHVVGNVELGRMNEWVDFYHRVMGFTDLAEFVGDDIATEYSALMSKVVANGNHRIKIPLNEPAVGRKRSQIDEFLEFYRGPGSQHLALATSDILGAVDRLAEAGVEFLPTPASYYEDPELRSRIGEVRVPIGELARRGVLVDRDEDGYLLQIFTKPIGDRPTVFFELIERHGSLGFGKGNFRALFLAIEREQERRGNL, encoded by the coding sequence ATGACCGTCGACCAGGCACTCGGCCGCCTCGACGATGCCGACCTGCGCCAACTGCTCGGACTCGTCGAACACGATCCGTCCACCGACCCGTTCCCGGTGGTCGGGTGGGACGCGATCGTGTGGGTGGTGGGCAACGCGACGCAGGCGGCCGCCTACTACCGCACGGTGTTCGGGATGAGACTCGAGGCGTACTCGGGCCCCGAGACCGGCAACCGCGATCACCGGGCCTTCGTATTACGCAGCGGCGCGGTCAGATTCGTGCTCAGCGGCGGTGTCGACCCGGCCAGTCCACTGCTCGACCACCACCGCCGGCACGGTGACGGCGTGTACGACGTCGCACTCGAGGTGACCGACGTCGACCGCTGCGTCGCGCACGCCCGCCGTCAGGGGGCGCGCGTTCTCGTCGAACCGCACGACGTCACCGACGAGCACGGCACCGTCCGCACCGCGAGCATCGCCGCGTACGGCGAGACCCGGCACACCCTCGTCGACCGGTCCCGCTACCCGGGTCCGTACCTGCCGGGGTTCGTCGCCCGCACCGGCGCCCCGAGCACTGCGCCGCAGGTGATCCAGGCGCTCGACCACGTGGTCGGCAACGTCGAACTGGGCAGGATGAACGAGTGGGTGGACTTCTACCACCGCGTCATGGGGTTCACCGATCTCGCCGAGTTCGTGGGCGACGACATCGCCACCGAATACTCGGCGCTGATGAGCAAGGTGGTCGCAAACGGCAACCACCGCATCAAGATTCCGCTCAACGAGCCCGCCGTGGGCCGGAAGCGGTCCCAGATCGACGAGTTCCTCGAGTTCTATCGCGGCCCGGGATCGCAGCACCTGGCGCTCGCGACGTCGGACATCCTGGGCGCCGTGGACCGGCTCGCCGAGGCGGGCGTCGAGTTCCTGCCGACGCCGGCGTCGTACTACGAGGACCCGGAGTTGCGGTCGCGGATCGGGGAGGTGCGCGTCCCGATCGGGGAACTCGCGCGTCGCGGCGTGCTCGTCGACCGGGACGAGGACGGCTACCTGCTGCAGATCTTCACCAAGCCGATCGGCGACCGGCCCACGGTGTTCTTCGAACTCATCGAGCGGCACGGTTCGCTCGGGTTCGGCAAGGGCAATTTCCGGGCCCTGTTCCTCGCGATCGAGCGGGAGCAGGAGCGGCGCGGCAATCTGTAG